From a single Sulfolobus sp. E5-1-F genomic region:
- a CDS encoding winged helix-turn-helix domain-containing protein yields the protein MPTLNEFEYPIYYLEILKRLNEPKGIRQLEKETGLNYHKIYNALKNLEIDGIVSRRDAGKEKLYYLTEKGYELLRKLRVILIE from the coding sequence ATGCCCACTCTAAACGAGTTTGAATACCCTATATATTATTTAGAAATATTGAAAAGACTGAACGAACCTAAAGGCATAAGACAATTAGAAAAAGAGACTGGGCTTAATTATCATAAAATATACAACGCATTAAAAAACCTGGAAATAGACGGAATAGTATCTAGAAGAGATGCTGGAAAGGAAAAGCTGTATTATCTAACTGAAAAGGGATATGAACTTTTAAGAAAACTTAGGGTGATATTAATTGAGTAA
- a CDS encoding winged helix DNA-binding protein translates to MKIRDQLMYPTAKILLVLLDGPKTDKEIREILGMSLTTYHENITWLIANGYIEKKEERYTLTEKARQQLIKTFLPFSRYIEKLKETAITLT, encoded by the coding sequence ATGAAAATAAGAGATCAGTTGATGTACCCGACAGCTAAGATTTTACTAGTTTTATTGGACGGACCAAAGACGGATAAGGAAATAAGAGAAATTCTTGGAATGAGCTTGACTACGTATCATGAAAACATAACATGGCTGATCGCAAACGGATATATTGAGAAAAAGGAAGAAAGATATACACTTACTGAAAAAGCCAGGCAACAACTAATTAAGACGTTCTTGCCATTTTCGAGATATATAGAGAAATTGAAAGAAACTGCCATTACATTAACTTAA
- a CDS encoding MarR family winged helix-turn-helix transcriptional regulator, which produces MKRTELTEMQQRVLLFLLEKDGSAFRDISEKTGSNPNAIKKAIDELMELGLVYDKREDTFPRRRLIFLTEYGKEVAKRLKEIVDIVNESSKHPQKPSVEV; this is translated from the coding sequence GTGAAACGTACAGAGCTTACTGAAATGCAACAAAGGGTACTGTTATTCTTACTCGAAAAAGATGGGTCTGCATTTAGGGATATATCTGAAAAAACAGGGAGTAATCCTAACGCGATTAAGAAAGCTATAGACGAATTAATGGAATTAGGTCTTGTTTATGATAAGAGGGAAGATACGTTCCCAAGAAGAAGGCTTATATTTTTGACGGAATACGGGAAGGAAGTAGCTAAGAGGTTAAAAGAAATAGTTGACATAGTCAATGAAAGTTCCAAACACCCGCAAAAACCTTCGGTAGAGGTTTAA
- a CDS encoding coiled-coil domain-containing protein: MVKLREVTIIKDSSLLNEKLGPFKIRKLLPLALGGMLGYGMIRKGTIDDIAIGIIVIIASLIIAFGPDRALSFENQLQAMLYYYTLKSKGMRIVPTTTQIQNTEELEIKISSLRQQIKDEKDLVKKLMLKTDLLQYEIEYYSAEISNIDSKIQELRTKMKSANKIERKKISEKIKKLYKKRSELNKLKNKNNAELRKFEKVQLISNEELNELKKKIDELRNQIKTTTDKKKLKELKEQYHSVLLEYYNKKITQDKALIKLINDKALKSRISAELKEIYKKKAELEKKIGRKRFSVVRK; the protein is encoded by the coding sequence ATGGTAAAGCTCAGGGAAGTAACTATAATAAAAGACTCAAGTCTTCTAAATGAAAAACTTGGTCCTTTCAAGATAAGAAAATTATTACCACTAGCACTAGGAGGAATGTTAGGATATGGAATGATCAGGAAAGGAACTATAGATGATATTGCCATAGGAATCATAGTAATAATAGCGTCATTGATAATAGCATTTGGACCTGATAGAGCATTATCATTTGAGAATCAGTTGCAGGCAATGCTCTACTATTATACTTTAAAATCTAAGGGCATGAGAATAGTACCAACAACAACACAGATACAGAACACTGAAGAATTAGAAATAAAAATATCTTCGTTAAGACAACAGATAAAAGATGAAAAAGATCTAGTTAAGAAGCTGATGTTAAAGACAGATCTATTACAATATGAAATAGAATACTATTCGGCTGAGATAAGCAATATTGATAGTAAAATACAAGAACTGAGAACAAAAATGAAAAGCGCAAACAAAATTGAAAGAAAGAAAATATCAGAAAAAATAAAGAAACTTTACAAAAAACGTTCAGAACTGAACAAATTAAAGAATAAGAATAATGCTGAGCTCAGAAAATTTGAGAAAGTGCAATTGATATCTAACGAAGAACTAAATGAGCTGAAGAAGAAGATAGATGAATTAAGGAATCAAATAAAGACAACAACAGACAAGAAGAAATTGAAAGAACTGAAAGAACAATATCACAGTGTCTTACTAGAATATTATAACAAAAAAATCACTCAGGATAAAGCATTAATAAAGCTCATTAACGATAAAGCGCTTAAGAGCAGAATAAGCGCTGAGCTCAAAGAGATTTACAAAAAGAAAGCAGAATTAGAAAAGAAAATAGGAAGGAAAAGATTCTCGGTGGTGAGGAAATGA
- a CDS encoding SDH family Clp fold serine proteinase has product MEDILQKLLNEIEKSISDYEKSFGDNKVFTIILAYHTGSFSPASISRQDVEVIYTFLKNKMKFIGNKKVEEFHVILHSSGGDPDAAYQIARIIDRIGNSIANSVVYCTPRFAKSAATLMALGGNRIIMTEIAELGPIDPQIYFEGQWISAKTVRDSMKYMIGTLLDLLREKGGEINFGNVPGLQQVVNSIVDSIVGRFVGIGEYESLISYIKQLAKELLALRMFENPSEIDNIVNNLIERYSSHGMVIDYQKAQQLGLRIEKVNDNMEDKLLQIYSNLGNLFKYIDMLGSGISEQINPQYIPTYPWNIEHGIIFLPYPNQ; this is encoded by the coding sequence ATGGAGGACATTCTTCAAAAATTATTAAATGAGATTGAGAAATCAATTTCAGACTATGAAAAAAGTTTTGGTGATAATAAAGTATTTACAATAATTCTTGCCTACCATACGGGTAGTTTCTCTCCTGCCTCAATTTCTAGGCAAGATGTAGAGGTTATCTATACTTTTTTGAAGAATAAAATGAAATTCATAGGGAATAAAAAAGTAGAGGAATTTCATGTAATATTACATTCTAGTGGTGGAGATCCAGATGCCGCATATCAAATAGCCAGAATTATAGATAGGATAGGTAACTCTATAGCTAATTCCGTAGTTTATTGTACCCCAAGGTTTGCTAAAAGTGCTGCAACTCTTATGGCTTTAGGTGGCAATAGGATTATAATGACCGAAATAGCGGAATTAGGTCCTATAGATCCACAGATATATTTTGAAGGGCAGTGGATCTCAGCAAAGACTGTAAGGGATTCTATGAAGTATATGATTGGAACCCTACTAGACCTTTTAAGGGAAAAAGGAGGAGAGATTAATTTTGGCAATGTACCAGGGTTGCAGCAAGTTGTGAATAGTATCGTAGATAGTATAGTTGGAAGATTTGTAGGTATAGGTGAGTACGAATCGTTAATAAGTTATATAAAGCAATTGGCTAAGGAGCTCCTCGCTCTCAGAATGTTCGAAAATCCTTCGGAAATAGATAATATTGTGAATAACCTCATAGAAAGGTATTCTTCACATGGGATGGTAATAGATTATCAAAAAGCTCAGCAACTGGGTTTAAGGATTGAAAAAGTAAACGATAACATGGAAGATAAGTTATTGCAAATATACTCTAATCTCGGCAATCTATTTAAATATATAGACATGTTAGGTTCTGGAATATCAGAACAGATTAATCCCCAATATATACCAACGTATCCCTGGAACATAGAGCATGGTATTATCTTTCTACCTTATCCAAATCAATGA
- a CDS encoding MarR family winged helix-turn-helix transcriptional regulator: protein MRQREFLNPEQKILIALSDSQGMSVREIIERTKLGSKTVVDAVNYLVEIGLAKEEQQQEFPRKKIIRLTDKGKEISEYLKKIYDILNS from the coding sequence ATGCGACAGAGAGAGTTCCTTAACCCAGAACAGAAAATACTAATAGCTTTATCGGATTCCCAGGGTATGAGTGTTAGGGAGATAATAGAGAGGACTAAATTGGGTTCAAAGACCGTAGTCGATGCGGTAAATTACTTAGTAGAAATAGGATTAGCCAAAGAAGAACAACAACAAGAATTTCCGCGTAAGAAGATAATCAGATTAACAGATAAGGGTAAGGAAATCTCCGAATATTTAAAGAAAATCTATGATATTCTTAATAGTTAA
- a CDS encoding winged helix-turn-helix domain-containing protein: protein MRKNTPAKIMKLLESGPKSAGEIASVLNIQSKEVYPCVRRLVKWGFVEAEGTANLRIYRLTDKYYQFKEYAERANLSDAISELEKILKRKLTNDEIYALVWLRVRLWRQ from the coding sequence ATGAGGAAAAACACTCCTGCAAAAATCATGAAGTTACTAGAATCAGGTCCTAAGTCTGCAGGTGAAATAGCCTCAGTTCTCAATATACAGTCCAAAGAAGTATATCCGTGTGTTAGGAGATTAGTAAAATGGGGATTTGTTGAAGCTGAAGGAACAGCCAATTTAAGGATATACAGACTTACCGATAAGTACTATCAGTTTAAGGAATATGCGGAAAGAGCTAATCTATCCGACGCTATTTCGGAGTTAGAAAAGATACTGAAAAGGAAACTGACAAACGACGAGATATACGCATTAGTCTGGCTCAGGGTGAGACTATGGAGACAATAA
- a CDS encoding methyltransferase type 11: MSFASRYVYYSVFFLGLIILLAVFANINYFYQSPSPPSASGNIHYNITSYNISLSLDNIIKYAKIQHFKVLSNLTKDSLGPIVNQTGNMNIIDSLKKILELNATLVSPVRYWEAEDLIQFLNASFFSYRIMHSYTIPLSDKENETWTQNYLTFNISKFNVTIYNNTYTPSTNVTAHLSIINSTIVVLKPTEYNIWPSGTFNEIGFYDVYGESYRITYSYPYISGNYLVFVPAQTASSGLIYFTKYLYIQGGISIALEGGATESNTPSIADGFYIGIAYGYVTSWAFNIYSIQKTIYGSGFPYSGSVAFPANTYAIVVQFDPLGPNVNFFISNGNVRYQISYVGLGISYRIGQLLYFNVTLQNGIITAYVANVNTGQYVKLSVALSNFDWYPTLQNGLYTIYLGGATGTGDGNWYINYASMRYYIPNFMEISYVNLQGEGYTYNGTNPLTWLQNNTYYKLLRYGDGPYQFSLTYTMFANQSYKEYVKVFANDTLIMDMHYGNIIIKRNYTGLVGWINATPAIVQNQYGGYNYTLKFSINITTFPVPDYVVIHPPPSEVFKNNYAFEYLEWTEYRLLAENIYNFTIQFTDNVTAHLNYNYTKFWKAEAYGITAELIAHNIRNISSSYQHQYPIEALWDENGTQYEANINLALILENLMPVNVTIGNYYNVTSFYPIAGHWINNWSYVYVNVQDLPEYWLNNTVFLQYNYTYLSDIASLYKYFSYWQIPNGTYNNVTLYSPLPTTIIFHYGTYYLNITPIIFYNTTTTLKLSYNDTAEYKFY; this comes from the coding sequence ATGAGCTTCGCAAGTAGATACGTATATTATTCTGTATTTTTTCTAGGTTTAATCATTCTTTTAGCCGTGTTTGCAAACATTAATTATTTTTATCAATCCCCCTCACCTCCATCAGCTTCTGGAAATATTCACTACAATATTACTAGCTATAACATCAGCTTAAGCCTAGACAATATTATAAAATATGCTAAGATACAGCACTTCAAAGTTCTATCAAATCTCACTAAGGATTCTTTAGGTCCAATCGTCAATCAAACTGGAAATATGAACATAATTGATTCACTGAAGAAGATATTAGAACTGAACGCAACGTTGGTAAGTCCCGTCCGCTATTGGGAGGCCGAGGATTTAATTCAGTTCCTTAATGCGTCATTTTTTAGCTATAGAATCATGCACTCTTACACCATACCACTATCTGATAAAGAGAATGAAACCTGGACACAGAATTATCTTACATTTAACATATCTAAATTCAATGTGACGATATATAATAATACTTACACACCTTCTACTAATGTAACCGCTCATCTTTCTATAATAAATAGCACAATTGTAGTTCTAAAACCCACGGAATACAATATCTGGCCTAGCGGAACATTTAACGAAATTGGTTTCTATGACGTCTATGGTGAGTCTTATCGAATAACTTATTCATATCCTTACATAAGCGGTAACTATTTAGTTTTTGTTCCTGCTCAAACAGCGTCTTCTGGTCTTATATATTTCACAAAATATCTATACATTCAGGGAGGAATTTCTATTGCATTAGAGGGAGGAGCAACAGAAAGTAATACGCCAAGTATTGCAGACGGATTCTATATTGGAATAGCATATGGTTACGTAACATCATGGGCATTCAATATATATTCAATTCAAAAAACTATTTATGGCTCTGGATTTCCCTACAGCGGATCTGTAGCGTTTCCTGCTAATACATATGCTATCGTTGTTCAGTTTGATCCTCTAGGACCTAACGTAAACTTCTTCATTTCTAACGGAAATGTGAGATATCAAATATCATACGTAGGGTTAGGAATAAGTTACCGCATAGGACAGCTATTATATTTTAACGTAACACTTCAGAACGGAATAATTACAGCATATGTTGCTAATGTAAACACAGGGCAATATGTGAAACTTAGTGTTGCACTTTCAAACTTCGATTGGTACCCCACGTTACAAAACGGCTTATATACAATATATTTAGGGGGAGCTACAGGAACTGGCGACGGTAATTGGTACATAAATTATGCGTCAATGCGTTACTATATACCAAACTTCATGGAAATTTCTTATGTAAATCTACAAGGTGAAGGATATACGTACAATGGCACGAACCCATTAACGTGGCTTCAAAATAATACTTATTATAAATTATTAAGATATGGTGACGGACCTTATCAATTTTCACTGACATATACAATGTTCGCGAATCAATCTTACAAGGAATATGTAAAAGTCTTCGCAAATGATACACTAATAATGGACATGCATTACGGTAATATTATAATAAAAAGGAATTATACAGGGCTTGTAGGTTGGATAAACGCAACACCAGCTATAGTTCAAAACCAATACGGTGGATATAATTACACTCTCAAATTCTCGATAAACATAACAACATTTCCAGTACCTGATTACGTTGTCATTCATCCTCCGCCCTCAGAAGTTTTCAAGAATAATTATGCATTTGAATATCTGGAGTGGACTGAATACAGATTATTAGCAGAAAATATCTATAATTTCACAATTCAATTCACAGATAATGTTACAGCACATCTAAACTACAATTACACTAAATTCTGGAAGGCAGAGGCTTATGGAATAACTGCAGAATTAATTGCTCATAATATTAGAAATATCTCTTCATCTTATCAACATCAATATCCGATCGAGGCACTGTGGGATGAAAACGGAACGCAGTATGAAGCAAATATCAATCTAGCTTTAATTCTAGAAAATCTGATGCCTGTTAACGTAACAATAGGAAATTATTATAACGTGACAAGCTTCTATCCCATTGCAGGGCACTGGATAAACAATTGGTCTTATGTCTATGTTAACGTGCAAGATCTTCCAGAATATTGGCTTAACAACACTGTATTTCTGCAATATAACTATACATATCTAAGCGACATAGCAAGCTTATACAAGTACTTCAGCTATTGGCAGATCCCTAACGGCACGTATAACAACGTGACGCTATACAGTCCGCTACCGACTACAATTATCTTTCACTATGGAACTTATTATCTGAATATAACACCTATCATATTTTATAATACTACTACAACACTGAAATTGTCGTACAATGATACTGCTGAATATAAGTTTTATTGA
- a CDS encoding ATP-binding protein: MRWYELYPRVDIDYSKVSLINLLGRTFGVLYYQGEKYLHFYVNTITAKQSLAQYFGINEAKKLPSFQYYVEFLLKKERDFPYPLEVHDLHSFLNDFEKGDGLLVWAVLDNRLRGLHTKHMNRLLAIKKSRQKYNVPSEDIDAEAQIIRNKMREDLFYLRVAILGSDRSRVLLLADEFKQYVNFPVRTDGNAILGNYLLDFYFLRKRREKAIYNILYIPPKLPTFPSLYQTLWLNMNRSSLPTLVIVPNPSVVKIEFSRSAQLPLTTVERHDIMIGHLEDGTPFRLDLEDFYRHLYIVGATGSGKSTTITKLVVEMKKLTNKKKAQVVIDPNHDLARDLSIYADYYFDASIPNFAINPLQLPNVFENRKDNISLGVSIATAILEKMLGLVETAVNVKYIFQVLLTKLYEKTDNPILSDIYELVLALRNEELDLDINDEVFEKEVEALQQMPAQSFISLLSRLKPFVENEILKKVTGPSTINWDEILKDNVLVLFDTGKNKLGEIPSYLVQASIITSLFYHVLQRSIKTSDRMPILTYIDEFQNVAHLPYISEILAEARKYGMHLIMANQNLAQLEEAGVLEHVLSNTNVKFIMAQSSPRGQELAIKLDRAFSEELSEVVPNLSVGEAVVFMRARPGEKTAPVKVLIDRVDKVGSEGNAKQLAQKTAEKFTPKIEKKDSKTMLNPVLRYCEVPKPLEQYILYYIWKSPEHMTFQADLLKDLGIDREKLREIIARLQQDQYITTEKIGNKLKLQYNRGLFRLKGIVDNEEGRKIAMRVMTKYLEKGYTVVRGKQEGDIRPDLVAFLVDKSTFRPHYNEAIAIEIESPNEIEVHPEQVRRNMQKYIPIMNLFKEIHIWTSEDKFAKLKEIYDSFMQDQSIPQDYKNKVKIFSVRMKGKEKKKIETGEFTAKKQNKKLENPAKTGEFTGNEQEREQSENIITNNNDGNEKGPAEIKTVNERLELTPQFTEGPDKSKESTKGPELTPQLTRITLKDLIIDIIGREDSKYLVQINDNKYYIDSEYIEMLQRFSRGQDMIKNVYVKELNLRIDMGGADYVIPLAPA, translated from the coding sequence ATGAGGTGGTATGAGCTTTATCCCAGGGTAGATATTGATTATTCTAAAGTTAGTCTGATAAATCTTCTAGGAAGAACATTCGGAGTGCTATATTATCAAGGTGAGAAATATCTGCATTTTTACGTTAATACGATAACTGCTAAACAATCCTTAGCGCAATATTTCGGAATAAATGAAGCGAAAAAACTCCCCAGTTTCCAATATTACGTTGAATTTTTGCTGAAGAAAGAAAGAGATTTTCCATATCCCTTAGAGGTTCATGATTTACACAGCTTCTTGAACGACTTCGAAAAAGGTGATGGGCTTTTAGTGTGGGCTGTGTTGGACAATCGTCTAAGGGGTCTACATACAAAACACATGAACAGATTGTTGGCAATAAAAAAATCAAGACAAAAGTACAATGTACCATCAGAAGATATCGATGCTGAAGCTCAGATTATACGCAACAAAATGAGGGAAGATCTGTTTTATCTGAGGGTTGCAATTTTAGGATCCGATAGAAGCAGGGTTTTATTGCTTGCTGATGAGTTTAAACAGTATGTTAATTTCCCAGTAAGGACTGACGGAAATGCTATTCTAGGAAATTACTTGCTAGATTTCTATTTCTTGAGGAAGAGAAGAGAGAAAGCAATATATAATATATTGTATATACCGCCTAAGCTTCCTACGTTTCCATCTCTATACCAAACCCTGTGGTTAAACATGAACAGATCTTCGCTACCGACACTAGTTATAGTACCTAATCCTTCTGTAGTAAAAATTGAATTTTCTAGATCTGCTCAGTTGCCGTTAACTACAGTTGAAAGACATGACATAATGATCGGTCACCTGGAAGATGGTACGCCTTTCAGACTTGATTTAGAAGATTTCTATCGGCATCTTTATATCGTAGGAGCTACTGGGTCTGGTAAGTCAACAACAATTACGAAGCTTGTTGTAGAAATGAAAAAACTGACTAACAAGAAGAAAGCTCAAGTTGTTATAGACCCAAACCATGACTTGGCTAGAGATCTTTCAATTTATGCTGATTATTATTTTGACGCTTCTATACCAAACTTCGCAATTAATCCTCTGCAATTGCCGAACGTTTTCGAGAACAGAAAAGATAACATTTCGCTAGGTGTATCAATTGCTACTGCTATTCTCGAAAAAATGTTAGGCCTAGTAGAGACTGCAGTGAACGTAAAGTACATATTCCAAGTTCTTCTTACGAAGCTTTACGAAAAAACTGACAACCCCATACTTTCAGACATTTACGAACTGGTTTTAGCGTTGCGTAATGAAGAACTTGACTTAGACATAAACGACGAGGTGTTTGAAAAAGAGGTAGAAGCACTTCAGCAGATGCCCGCCCAATCGTTCATATCTTTGCTGAGCAGACTTAAGCCATTTGTAGAGAATGAAATATTGAAGAAGGTAACTGGACCTTCTACTATCAATTGGGACGAAATATTGAAAGACAACGTATTAGTGTTGTTTGATACAGGGAAAAACAAGCTAGGCGAGATTCCTAGTTATTTAGTTCAGGCTTCTATAATAACATCATTATTTTACCACGTTTTACAGAGGAGCATCAAGACTTCTGATAGAATGCCAATCCTGACTTATATAGATGAATTCCAGAATGTCGCTCATCTGCCTTATATAAGTGAAATCCTAGCTGAGGCACGAAAGTACGGAATGCATCTTATAATGGCGAATCAGAACCTGGCGCAATTAGAAGAGGCAGGAGTTTTGGAGCATGTACTATCAAATACTAACGTGAAATTCATTATGGCACAAAGCAGCCCCAGGGGGCAGGAATTAGCAATAAAATTAGATAGAGCATTTAGCGAAGAACTTAGCGAAGTAGTCCCCAACTTATCGGTTGGTGAGGCAGTAGTATTTATGAGAGCAAGGCCGGGCGAAAAGACTGCGCCAGTGAAAGTTCTGATAGACAGGGTAGATAAGGTTGGCTCTGAAGGTAACGCTAAGCAGTTAGCCCAAAAAACTGCTGAGAAATTTACACCTAAAATTGAGAAGAAAGATTCGAAGACAATGCTGAACCCTGTGCTAAGATATTGCGAAGTGCCGAAGCCTTTGGAACAATATATCCTATATTATATATGGAAATCACCTGAACATATGACGTTCCAGGCTGATTTATTAAAAGATTTGGGAATTGACAGAGAAAAACTGAGGGAAATTATCGCGAGATTGCAACAAGATCAGTATATAACAACTGAAAAAATTGGAAACAAACTAAAACTGCAATACAATCGCGGGCTGTTCAGATTGAAAGGAATTGTAGATAACGAAGAAGGTAGAAAGATTGCTATGAGAGTGATGACTAAATATCTAGAAAAAGGCTACACGGTTGTAAGAGGCAAGCAGGAGGGCGATATAAGACCAGACCTGGTAGCGTTTCTAGTTGATAAAAGCACATTCAGACCCCACTATAACGAAGCGATTGCTATAGAAATTGAATCGCCTAACGAAATAGAAGTTCATCCTGAGCAAGTCAGAAGAAATATGCAGAAGTATATCCCAATTATGAACTTATTTAAAGAGATTCACATTTGGACTAGCGAAGATAAATTTGCAAAACTGAAAGAGATCTATGATAGCTTCATGCAGGATCAAAGTATTCCGCAAGATTATAAGAATAAAGTAAAGATATTTTCTGTAAGAATGAAAGGGAAGGAAAAGAAGAAGATAGAAACTGGGGAGTTTACGGCGAAAAAACAGAACAAAAAACTAGAAAATCCTGCAAAAACTGGGGAGTTTACTGGAAATGAACAAGAGAGAGAGCAAAGTGAAAATATTATTACTAATAATAACGATGGAAACGAAAAGGGACCAGCTGAGATTAAAACTGTTAATGAAAGACTGGAACTAACTCCCCAGTTTACAGAGGGACCAGACAAAAGTAAGGAAAGTACAAAAGGCCCAGAGTTAACTCCCCAGTTAACAAGGATAACGCTGAAGGATTTGATCATAGATATAATTGGCAGAGAGGATAGCAAATACTTAGTACAAATAAACGATAATAAATACTACATTGATAGCGAATATATAGAAATGCTGCAGAGATTTTCAAGGGGGCAGGACATGATAAAAAACGTATACGTTAAGGAGCTTAACTTAAGAATAGACATGGGCGGCGCAGATTATGTTATTCCCCTGGCCCCTGCATAA
- a CDS encoding DUF5678 domain-containing protein → MPESLVVKDPKYLGKFIAVDEDFNIIGYSDSKEELKRELAEKGYSITDYDIIYVPKSLQKDSKSD, encoded by the coding sequence ATGCCGGAGAGTTTGGTTGTCAAAGATCCTAAATACCTGGGTAAGTTCATAGCCGTGGACGAGGACTTCAATATTATAGGGTATTCGGATTCGAAGGAAGAATTGAAGAGAGAGTTAGCGGAAAAGGGTTATAGTATCACAGATTACGATATAATATATGTCCCTAAATCCCTCCAAAAAGATTCTAAAAGTGATTAA